The following are encoded in a window of Rhodothermus bifroesti genomic DNA:
- a CDS encoding EpsG family protein: MIYLVGWLLVYYYFALSFFTRNYSRLLAISVVGILGLIAIFRGAVGTDTAVYERLASQAHVWQGLEPGFWLLTYLFSLIFDDPVIIVRLFSLLFTLILVWYLNRSNNEELFLLMAFVVPLFFYNFSMNVIRVGLALALLLMAFQEERRGKYKKAILIAFSTVFFHYSMLFALFYLWLTHESINFSFSKFRNFLILFLAVLTLIAFILINESYFLFKLSHYVVREAPSLFSGLSRLALGFVLLSSLFFTKIDKNYKYRIVGFSVFFMIVFFSLGIYVTPRLLDLVNFLIPIAIFRAYYRIQEPVETPVKMGLFMAGLAGAAGMYRYMLYESFWTPSPFLPYHTFFEH, translated from the coding sequence ATGATTTATCTCGTCGGTTGGCTGCTCGTGTATTATTACTTTGCACTTAGCTTCTTTACGCGAAATTATTCACGTCTTTTGGCAATCAGTGTTGTCGGAATCTTAGGGCTTATAGCAATCTTCCGCGGAGCTGTAGGTACCGATACAGCCGTTTATGAAAGACTGGCCTCTCAAGCTCATGTGTGGCAAGGATTAGAACCTGGATTTTGGTTGCTTACCTATCTGTTTTCTCTAATCTTTGATGATCCTGTAATTATTGTAAGGCTTTTTTCTCTATTGTTTACCCTGATTCTAGTTTGGTATCTGAATAGATCAAACAACGAGGAGTTATTTCTTTTGATGGCTTTTGTAGTTCCTTTGTTCTTTTATAACTTCAGTATGAATGTGATACGCGTAGGATTAGCTTTAGCTTTGTTGCTTATGGCATTTCAAGAAGAAAGAAGAGGAAAATATAAAAAGGCCATCCTTATCGCTTTTAGTACCGTATTTTTTCACTATTCTATGTTATTTGCTTTATTTTATTTATGGCTCACCCATGAATCCATAAACTTCAGTTTTAGTAAGTTCAGAAACTTCTTGATTCTGTTTTTAGCTGTCCTAACTTTAATTGCATTTATATTAATTAATGAAAGTTATTTTTTGTTTAAATTATCTCATTATGTAGTGCGTGAAGCTCCTAGTTTGTTTTCTGGGCTTTCTAGATTGGCTTTAGGCTTTGTATTGCTATCCTCTTTATTTTTTACGAAGATAGATAAAAATTACAAATATAGAATTGTTGGATTTTCTGTATTTTTTATGATTGTGTTTTTCAGTTTGGGAATTTATGTAACACCGCGTCTTTTAGATTTGGTCAATTTCCTTATTCCTATCGCAATTTTTCGTGCTTACTATCGCATTCAGGAGCCTGTTGAGACTCCGGTCAAGATGGGACTTTTCATGGCGGGGTTGGCCGGTGCAGCAGGGATGTATCGCTACATGCTATATGAGAGTTTTTGGACGCCTTCCCCATTTCTTCCCTACCATACCTTTTTTGAGCACTAA
- a CDS encoding dipeptidase, whose protein sequence is MRLWFAPMLLLGLLTACRSQEDRLLEQARALTQQFILIDGHIDVPYRLYRLPEDITGRSELGDFDYARAKAGGLDAPFFSIYLPSNLQDIPGASKQLADSLIDMVASLAQQAPDKFMLARSPSDVRRAHQEGRIALLMGMENGSGLEGELQNVAYFYARGIRYITLTHARANQICDSSYDTVRVWNGLSPFGEQVVHEMNRLGMLVDISHVSDSAFYDVLRISKAPVIASHSSARHFTPGWERNMSDEMIQALAAQGGVIMINFGSSFLRSAYQAIGDSIRQQLQAALEAQGLTPDTPEARRWLGQQRKRYPIGTVADVADHIDHVVQLVGIDHVGIGSDFDGVFALPEGLQDVSMYPNLVAELLRRGYSEADIEKILGGNLLRLWETVETIATQLQQSAP, encoded by the coding sequence ATGCGTTTGTGGTTTGCCCCAATGCTTTTGCTTGGCCTGCTTACGGCCTGCCGCTCGCAAGAAGATCGCCTACTGGAACAGGCACGCGCGCTTACGCAGCAGTTTATCTTGATCGATGGCCACATCGACGTCCCTTACCGGCTCTACCGACTCCCTGAGGACATCACGGGCCGCAGCGAGCTGGGCGACTTTGACTACGCGCGCGCTAAAGCGGGAGGACTTGACGCTCCGTTTTTTTCCATCTATTTGCCTTCAAACTTGCAGGACATCCCGGGGGCTTCCAAGCAGCTGGCCGACTCGCTGATCGACATGGTTGCATCTTTGGCCCAGCAAGCACCCGACAAGTTCATGCTGGCGCGCTCACCTAGCGATGTACGCCGAGCTCATCAAGAAGGCCGCATTGCGCTGCTCATGGGTATGGAAAACGGCTCCGGGCTTGAGGGCGAACTGCAAAACGTAGCCTATTTTTACGCGCGCGGCATCCGTTACATCACGCTGACGCACGCTCGGGCCAACCAGATTTGCGACAGCTCCTACGACACCGTTCGCGTTTGGAACGGGCTGAGCCCCTTTGGGGAACAGGTAGTGCATGAAATGAACCGACTGGGCATGCTCGTCGACATCTCGCATGTTTCTGACAGCGCATTTTACGACGTGCTGCGCATCAGTAAAGCGCCTGTGATCGCCTCGCACTCCTCGGCCCGGCACTTTACCCCTGGCTGGGAGCGCAACATGAGCGACGAGATGATCCAAGCGCTGGCTGCTCAAGGTGGCGTCATCATGATCAATTTCGGGTCTTCCTTTTTGCGCAGCGCGTATCAAGCAATCGGCGATTCCATCCGCCAGCAACTACAAGCCGCACTAGAGGCGCAGGGCCTAACACCAGATACCCCAGAAGCCAGACGCTGGCTAGGCCAACAGCGCAAGCGGTACCCTATAGGTACCGTGGCCGATGTAGCCGACCACATTGACCACGTCGTGCAGCTTGTGGGCATCGACCACGTAGGCATCGGGTCAGATTTTGATGGCGTATTTGCCCTGCCTGAAGGTTTGCAGGACGTATCCATGTATCCCAACCTGGTAGCCGAACTGCTGCGACGCGGCTACAGCGAGGCAGATATCGAAAAAATTCTGGGCGGCAATCTCCTGCGCCTCTGGGAAACCGTCGAAACCATTGCCACCCAACTCCAGCAGTCTGCACCTTAG
- a CDS encoding helical backbone metal receptor, with amino-acid sequence MPPFPLNLTDSRGHLLRLRHPPQRIVSLVPSLTELLAVLGLDEQVVGLTRFCVRPPDWKRRKTIVGGTKQLNVERLLQLKPDLVLANLEENTREMVEALEPHVPVFVTHVRTLEEALMMIHHVGLLTHRKHAAEALAATIAQRFATLPTFPTLRTLYLIWRQPYMSIGADTFIHDMLQRGGFENVCAAYTRYPVLTPEMVATLQPELILLSSEPYPFQEKHLPELQALCPQATVLLVDGQLFSWYGARLLETPAYMQALRDQLKKALSF; translated from the coding sequence ATGCCCCCTTTTCCGCTTAACCTAACAGATAGCCGAGGCCACCTTCTGAGGCTGAGACATCCACCCCAGCGCATCGTTTCCCTAGTACCTAGCCTGACTGAACTCCTGGCTGTGCTGGGGTTAGACGAGCAGGTGGTAGGCTTAACGCGCTTTTGCGTGCGCCCACCTGACTGGAAACGCCGTAAAACCATCGTCGGGGGCACAAAACAGCTCAATGTGGAACGGCTGCTCCAGTTGAAGCCCGATCTAGTGCTCGCTAACCTAGAAGAAAACACGCGCGAGATGGTTGAAGCCCTAGAACCCCATGTGCCAGTCTTTGTGACGCACGTGCGCACGCTCGAGGAGGCTTTAATGATGATCCACCATGTGGGTCTGCTCACCCACCGTAAGCACGCTGCTGAAGCACTTGCTGCCACTATTGCGCAGCGTTTTGCCACCTTGCCCACATTTCCCACGCTGCGAACGCTTTACCTCATCTGGCGACAACCTTACATGAGCATCGGGGCCGACACGTTTATTCACGACATGCTCCAACGCGGCGGTTTTGAAAACGTATGCGCTGCTTATACCCGCTACCCGGTGCTTACGCCCGAAATGGTGGCTACCCTGCAGCCTGAGCTCATCCTGCTGAGTAGCGAGCCCTATCCGTTTCAAGAAAAACACCTACCCGAACTGCAAGCCCTTTGCCCACAAGCTACCGTGCTGCTTGTAGACGGCCAGCTTTTCTCTTGGTACGGCGCCCGGCTGCTCGAAACCCCCGCTTATATGCAAGCGCTGCGTGACCAGCTCAAAAAGGCCTTGTCCTTTTAA
- the mpl gene encoding UDP-N-acetylmuramate:L-alanyl-gamma-D-glutamyl-meso-diaminopimelate ligase, which translates to MKRLEEYPDAHLRLFERPPAPPPEAVREVYLIGICGSGMGTLAVLLHEAGYKVRGSDAAAYPPMSTYLRQRGISFYEDYDPAHLEPPPDLVVVGNACTPTHPEAAAARERRLPQLSLPEALAHFFLRHRRPVVVAGTHGKTTTSGLLAHVLHCAGWDPGFFIGGVMIGAETSGRIGSGPWFVIEGDEYDSAYFDKRPKFLHYRPQSVLLTAIEFDHADLYDDLEDYREAFEQLVALLPTQGLLIAHGDDPLVRQLARQCPAQVRTYGLHTPCDITVGSLHPTFEGQHFELIADGQKIGRFFLPLSGRHNLRNALAVCAFALQQGLSPEQLHEGLATFPGMKRRLEVRGEAGGILVVDDFAHHPTAVRETLRAARQRWPNRRLIAVFEPRSNSSRRRRFESDYIEAFDDADAVWLSMPPFRHNDHPEDFFDPEHVAAGIRARGIPAEVANGADALLPRLLESLQAGDVALLMSNGAFGNLPARLLHALQSRTQTTPASFPNAPFSA; encoded by the coding sequence ATGAAACGCTTGGAAGAATATCCCGACGCGCATCTGCGCCTTTTTGAACGTCCACCTGCGCCCCCTCCTGAAGCAGTGCGCGAGGTATACCTGATTGGCATTTGCGGCAGCGGCATGGGCACGCTGGCGGTTTTGCTGCATGAAGCGGGCTACAAGGTACGCGGAAGCGACGCGGCGGCTTACCCGCCTATGAGTACGTACCTCCGCCAGCGCGGCATTTCCTTTTATGAGGACTACGATCCAGCGCATCTAGAACCCCCACCCGATCTGGTTGTGGTGGGCAACGCATGCACGCCTACCCATCCCGAAGCCGCTGCCGCCCGCGAGCGTCGCCTACCGCAACTTTCGCTACCGGAAGCGCTAGCTCATTTTTTTCTGCGCCATCGGCGCCCTGTCGTTGTCGCTGGCACGCACGGCAAAACCACCACCAGTGGCCTACTGGCTCATGTGCTTCACTGTGCAGGATGGGATCCAGGCTTTTTTATTGGGGGCGTCATGATTGGTGCTGAAACGAGCGGCCGCATAGGCTCCGGTCCTTGGTTTGTCATCGAAGGCGATGAGTACGACAGCGCTTATTTTGACAAGCGCCCCAAGTTCTTGCATTACCGTCCGCAGAGTGTACTGCTCACTGCGATCGAATTTGACCATGCAGACCTCTACGACGACCTCGAAGATTACCGAGAAGCTTTTGAGCAGCTGGTTGCGCTTTTGCCTACCCAAGGGCTGCTTATTGCACACGGCGATGATCCCCTGGTGCGCCAGTTGGCGCGTCAGTGCCCAGCCCAGGTGCGCACCTATGGACTGCACACGCCTTGCGACATTACGGTGGGCAGCCTGCATCCTACCTTTGAGGGGCAGCACTTTGAACTCATTGCCGACGGTCAAAAAATCGGTCGCTTCTTTCTTCCGCTAAGCGGTCGGCACAACTTGCGCAATGCACTGGCGGTTTGCGCGTTTGCTTTGCAGCAGGGCCTTTCACCCGAGCAGCTTCATGAAGGGCTGGCTACTTTTCCGGGGATGAAGCGCCGCCTAGAAGTACGGGGCGAGGCGGGCGGGATACTGGTGGTCGACGATTTTGCCCATCATCCAACAGCTGTGCGGGAAACCTTGCGGGCAGCACGCCAGCGGTGGCCCAATCGCCGCCTCATAGCCGTCTTTGAACCCCGTTCCAACTCAAGCCGGCGTCGTCGCTTCGAATCCGACTACATAGAAGCCTTCGACGATGCTGATGCCGTATGGCTTAGCATGCCGCCCTTTCGGCATAACGATCATCCAGAGGATTTCTTTGACCCGGAGCATGTGGCTGCTGGCATTCGTGCCCGTGGTATTCCCGCTGAAGTAGCCAACGGTGCCGACGCCCTGCTTCCACGCCTTTTAGAAAGCCTACAAGCAGGCGATGTGGCCCTGCTTATGAGCAACGGCGCTTTTGGTAACCTACCAGCCCGGTTGTTGCACGCCCTGCAAAGCCGTACCCAAACAACACCAGCCTCCTTCCCTAATGCCCCCTTTTCCGCTTAA
- a CDS encoding hemolysin family protein, whose product MELLIFYLALALIVSFVCSLLEAVLLSVTPSYIEAHQHTTTGRLLRRLKQDIDRPLAAILTLNTAAHTAGATGVGAQAVLVFGDAYTGLISAGLTLAILILSEIIPKTLGALYWHVLTPITARLLIVLIWPFYPFVLLSQGITRLLSRKPTGPSVSREELAALAELGRQQGVFEQEELRILKNLLRFRALRAKDVMTPRTVIFALPENLTLAEVLRRYPELRFSRIPIYRESRDQITGYVLKDEVLLRAARDDGEVPLHRLRREILVVPETLPLLELFERMLNRLEHIALVIDEYGGTAGIVTLEDIVETLLGLEIVDEADATRDMQELAREQWRRRAERLGLLPEVSQPSETASAERAAVIRLGLTGKSPS is encoded by the coding sequence ATGGAATTACTGATTTTTTATCTGGCGCTAGCATTAATCGTTTCCTTTGTGTGCTCGCTCCTGGAGGCCGTCCTGCTTAGCGTTACTCCTTCTTACATTGAAGCACACCAGCACACAACCACAGGAAGGTTGTTACGGCGACTTAAGCAGGATATTGATCGACCGCTAGCTGCCATTCTAACCCTAAACACCGCTGCCCACACTGCTGGAGCTACGGGTGTAGGAGCGCAGGCAGTATTGGTATTTGGCGATGCGTACACGGGTTTAATTTCCGCAGGCCTCACCCTGGCGATTCTAATCCTCTCAGAGATTATTCCCAAAACACTGGGGGCGCTCTACTGGCATGTACTGACCCCTATAACGGCCCGCTTACTGATCGTACTCATCTGGCCATTTTATCCTTTCGTCTTATTGTCCCAAGGGATTACACGGCTGCTTTCACGTAAACCTACAGGTCCGTCTGTAAGCCGAGAAGAACTTGCTGCTTTGGCCGAGTTAGGGCGGCAACAGGGCGTCTTTGAGCAAGAAGAACTGCGCATTCTTAAAAACCTGCTCCGGTTTCGCGCCTTGCGGGCTAAAGACGTCATGACGCCACGTACGGTGATTTTTGCTTTGCCTGAAAACCTGACCCTTGCCGAGGTGCTCCGTCGCTATCCTGAGTTACGCTTTTCTCGCATTCCAATTTACCGAGAATCGCGAGATCAGATTACCGGCTATGTGCTCAAAGATGAGGTGCTGTTGCGCGCCGCGCGGGATGATGGCGAAGTGCCTTTGCACCGGCTTCGCCGGGAAATCCTGGTCGTTCCAGAAACCCTTCCGCTGCTTGAACTATTCGAACGCATGCTCAATCGGCTAGAGCACATTGCCTTAGTGATCGACGAGTACGGCGGCACCGCCGGCATCGTTACTTTAGAAGACATTGTTGAAACCCTGCTTGGACTGGAAATTGTCGACGAGGCCGATGCCACGCGCGACATGCAAGAACTAGCCCGTGAGCAGTGGCGCCGCCGTGCAGAGCGCTTAGGATTGCTTCCAGAAGTCAGTCAACCTTCTGAAACTGCTAGCGCCGAGCGGGCTGCAGTCATCCGTCTAGGCCTAACCGGTAAATCACCTTCCTAA
- a CDS encoding Ig-like domain-containing protein codes for MKHALLILSLFCTIPLVQAQDLRVVAVSPAHGSANVALTTPVSITFNQAINPADSLLIFPLDTLLQQQLSDPSRVSLSPDGRTITFNLTHQADRDYLWVVFYAKSISGNRLAQRYTFYYTTASTAGEHTVSGHLVEFSSGGPGEIYPRLATSSVASWQMPRLTLSISAASSSGQTPPSRLLISQPPTVQSGHLGNWLVLLTTSPSLEITTVARIAVSAADGAFTLDYVRPGTYYLLALFFEPGNLGEPAGYGIYDANQDDTPDALQIPPDLSGLNVPVIRLITTTALEAATLAQSAFQAEASDAQIVFLQGFVDTTGRSFVWNFTAYAPSQDTAYTLEVRGGAPGALKPIMSRPYRQMQPLPLNDMQDSDAIVAAFMNRFPSTQHSGFQLMAGQLYHWFTSQGFLQPSLYPLDPELPIWLVQEWRPLAAPLQGELEYSAAYNLQGNEQVAYEPIRAKAALNAALEKAPSRQEGDGIIGFEVSPFDPFSGKASEWSVDLVAGGQALQIRLANNLVVHIDTLEADWRSLPKLPYPDMVDSDQAADTALAHNATEFLAALSSGWGRLVGGFLGPDYGLEVDANTPLYGIFLTGGDPWREARYFVHMGTGAFVTEQVLTTREAAPASFTGGLRAVYPHPVGREATIEVVLMQSGPLTLRVYNVLGQEVGRIFEGFLPAGTHQLRWQPEALPAGIYLLQLQQSGQVYHRSVVVSGQ; via the coding sequence ATGAAACATGCATTACTCATTTTGAGCCTTTTCTGCACTATCCCCCTGGTTCAGGCTCAAGACCTGCGAGTGGTAGCGGTCTCGCCTGCCCATGGTTCGGCAAACGTAGCCCTCACCACACCGGTCTCCATTACATTCAACCAGGCCATTAATCCAGCAGACAGTTTGCTCATTTTTCCTTTAGATACGCTTTTGCAACAGCAGCTGAGTGACCCTTCCAGGGTTTCCTTGAGCCCAGATGGGCGTACGATTACCTTTAACCTAACCCATCAGGCCGACCGGGATTATCTCTGGGTTGTTTTTTATGCCAAAAGCATCTCTGGAAACCGCTTGGCACAAAGGTATACCTTTTACTACACCACGGCCTCCACTGCTGGAGAACACACCGTTAGCGGTCATCTTGTAGAATTTTCTTCTGGGGGACCCGGTGAGATCTATCCTCGGCTGGCTACATCTTCTGTGGCTTCCTGGCAGATGCCTCGTCTTACCCTCAGCATTTCGGCGGCCTCATCCTCAGGGCAAACCCCGCCTTCCCGCCTTTTGATCTCACAGCCTCCCACTGTTCAGTCAGGTCACTTGGGTAACTGGTTGGTACTGCTCACCACAAGCCCTAGTCTAGAAATTACCACGGTCGCCCGGATTGCAGTCTCTGCTGCCGATGGTGCTTTTACACTCGACTACGTACGTCCAGGCACGTATTATCTTTTAGCCTTATTTTTTGAACCTGGCAATCTAGGAGAACCTGCAGGCTATGGCATCTATGATGCCAACCAGGATGACACACCCGACGCGTTGCAAATTCCTCCAGATCTTTCAGGGTTGAACGTTCCAGTTATCCGTCTGATCACCACTACAGCACTTGAAGCTGCTACCCTAGCCCAAAGTGCTTTTCAAGCTGAGGCCAGCGATGCCCAGATTGTTTTTCTTCAGGGTTTTGTGGACACCACCGGCCGTTCCTTTGTATGGAACTTCACTGCGTACGCTCCTTCACAAGATACAGCCTATACGCTAGAGGTTAGGGGAGGTGCACCTGGAGCGTTAAAGCCCATAATGTCCAGGCCATATCGCCAAATGCAGCCGCTTCCTTTAAACGACATGCAGGATTCTGACGCGATCGTAGCTGCTTTTATGAATCGTTTTCCAAGTACGCAACACAGCGGCTTTCAGCTCATGGCTGGACAATTGTATCATTGGTTCACAAGTCAAGGTTTTCTTCAGCCCAGCCTCTATCCTTTAGATCCAGAGCTGCCCATTTGGTTGGTGCAAGAATGGCGTCCTTTAGCAGCGCCCTTACAGGGCGAGCTGGAATACAGCGCTGCTTACAACCTGCAAGGGAATGAGCAGGTAGCTTATGAGCCGATTCGGGCCAAGGCAGCTCTAAATGCGGCTTTGGAGAAAGCACCTTCAAGGCAGGAAGGGGATGGCATTATAGGTTTCGAAGTCAGTCCGTTTGATCCGTTCAGCGGCAAGGCTTCGGAGTGGAGCGTTGATCTGGTCGCAGGAGGGCAGGCGTTACAGATACGTCTGGCAAACAATCTGGTTGTACATATTGACACGCTGGAGGCAGATTGGCGCAGCCTACCCAAACTGCCCTACCCGGACATGGTTGACTCTGACCAAGCTGCCGACACGGCACTGGCGCACAACGCCACCGAATTTTTGGCCGCCCTCTCTTCTGGATGGGGACGGCTAGTTGGAGGCTTTCTGGGTCCGGATTACGGCCTAGAGGTAGATGCTAACACACCGCTTTATGGGATTTTTCTCACTGGGGGGGATCCCTGGAGGGAGGCCCGCTATTTTGTACACATGGGAACTGGGGCCTTTGTGACCGAGCAAGTGCTCACAACCCGTGAAGCTGCCCCAGCTTCCTTTACGGGAGGATTACGCGCGGTTTATCCACATCCCGTTGGTCGCGAGGCCACCATCGAGGTGGTGCTAATGCAGTCCGGGCCCTTAACCCTACGGGTCTACAACGTGCTCGGCCAAGAGGTCGGACGCATCTTTGAAGGTTTTCTACCCGCAGGTACCCATCAACTCCGCTGGCAGCCAGAGGCGCTGCCAGCCGGAATTTACCTGCTGCAACTGCAGCAATCCGGACAGGTCTATCACCGATCTGTCGTGGTAAGCGGGCAGTAA
- the aat gene encoding leucyl/phenylalanyl-tRNA--protein transferase produces the protein MRLSVTKVLEAYRRGYFPMADPQTGRIWWFSPDPRAVLPLAEFHVPRSVARLVRRSVFEVYHDRAFDAVVAACADRSESWLSKELQAVYRELYRVGHAHSVECWQEGQLVGGLFGIAIGGAFFGESMFHRVTGASKVALVHLVTHLRWRGFRLLDIQFLTPHFLQFGAEEISRHLFEKQLAEALALPVHW, from the coding sequence ATGCGTTTATCTGTGACCAAAGTGCTAGAAGCCTACCGCAGGGGATACTTTCCGATGGCTGATCCCCAAACCGGTCGGATTTGGTGGTTTTCTCCGGATCCTCGGGCTGTGTTGCCGTTAGCAGAATTTCATGTGCCGCGGAGCGTGGCGCGTCTAGTGCGGCGTAGCGTTTTTGAAGTCTACCATGACCGTGCCTTTGATGCGGTGGTTGCGGCTTGCGCTGACCGGTCCGAGAGTTGGCTTTCTAAGGAGCTCCAGGCAGTCTATCGGGAGTTATACCGTGTGGGCCACGCCCATAGTGTTGAATGCTGGCAAGAAGGGCAGTTGGTTGGGGGTCTGTTTGGGATTGCCATAGGTGGGGCTTTTTTTGGCGAGTCGATGTTTCACCGGGTTACAGGAGCCTCTAAAGTGGCGCTCGTGCATTTGGTGACGCATCTGCGCTGGCGTGGGTTTCGGTTACTGGACATACAGTTTCTTACACCGCACTTTTTGCAGTTTGGGGCCGAGGAGATTTCACGACACCTTTTTGAAAAGCAACTTGCAGAGGCGTTGGCCTTGCCGGTGCATTGGTAA
- a CDS encoding N-acetylmuramoyl-L-alanine amidase-like domain-containing protein, with protein MIWLLFIGGLTFAGPDSALQARFSALMAQAQAQRLEVRPFGEILQAVGLWFQGAPYVAGLLDEAPVETLLTPLDRFDCVLFVESVLALAQTIALGDTRMETFQRRVEALRYRDGRLGGYCTRLHYFTDWIDDNARRGMVRDITQVLGGKLVQRPIAFMSTHRMRYPKLQSDSTWQCLRAVETALSQRKRYVLSKSQVRQISAQLQAGDIVALVAREPTLDVVHVGLVYVGPNGRRGLLHASPQGGVKVSPDLQTYLQNNRSSVGIVVARPIDPRHP; from the coding sequence ATGATTTGGCTGCTATTCATTGGGGGGCTAACCTTTGCGGGGCCAGATTCGGCCTTGCAGGCCCGTTTTTCAGCCTTGATGGCTCAGGCGCAGGCGCAGCGCTTAGAAGTTCGGCCATTTGGGGAGATCTTGCAAGCCGTGGGGCTTTGGTTTCAGGGCGCTCCTTATGTTGCTGGCTTACTAGACGAAGCCCCAGTGGAGACGCTGCTGACGCCACTGGACCGTTTCGACTGCGTGCTGTTTGTAGAAAGCGTGTTGGCTTTGGCACAAACGATAGCTTTAGGAGATACCCGTATGGAGACGTTTCAGCGGCGTGTGGAAGCTTTGCGCTATCGGGATGGTCGGCTGGGGGGATATTGCACCCGACTGCACTACTTTACCGATTGGATCGACGACAATGCCCGGCGCGGCATGGTGCGCGATATCACGCAAGTATTGGGCGGAAAGCTTGTGCAGCGCCCTATTGCTTTTATGAGCACGCATCGCATGCGCTATCCTAAACTGCAGTCCGATAGCACCTGGCAGTGTCTGCGCGCTGTCGAAACAGCACTCAGCCAACGGAAGCGCTATGTGCTTTCCAAAAGTCAAGTGCGTCAGATAAGCGCTCAGCTACAGGCTGGGGATATTGTGGCCTTGGTTGCCCGTGAGCCGACGCTTGACGTAGTGCATGTGGGGTTGGTGTACGTCGGACCCAACGGCCGGCGAGGTCTGTTACATGCTTCACCACAGGGGGGAGTGAAGGTTTCTCCGGATCTTCAAACGTATCTTCAGAACAACCGTAGCTCAGTAGGCATTGTGGTGGCGCGGCCGATTGACCCGCGTCATCCTTAG
- the pfkA gene encoding 6-phosphofructokinase, giving the protein MEEIRRIGVFTSGGDAPGMNACIRAVVRTAIAHDLEVIGIRRGYAGMIEGDFVEMDGRSVSNILQLGGTILKSARSRRFMTPEGRAQAAEQLRRAGIDALVAIGGDGTFRGAAIFYEEHHIPVVGCPGTIDNDLFGTDETIGFDTAMNTAIQNIDRIRDTADAHDRLFLVEVMGRDAGFIALNSGIGSGAEMVLVPETFTEIEEIKERILSLMSAQSRSSIVVVAEGGEHGGATQIAQALREDPAFANIDLRVCILGHTQRGGSPTARDRVLASRLGAAAVEALLEGHVNVMVGIINGEIKLTPLKHVYSRKKTIDYELLKLTQLLG; this is encoded by the coding sequence ATGGAAGAAATCCGACGAATTGGCGTTTTCACCAGTGGAGGCGATGCCCCAGGCATGAATGCCTGCATTCGCGCAGTAGTGCGCACCGCGATTGCGCACGACCTGGAAGTTATTGGTATTCGGCGTGGTTATGCGGGGATGATCGAAGGGGATTTTGTGGAAATGGACGGCCGCTCGGTGTCAAACATTTTGCAGCTGGGGGGTACAATTCTCAAAAGCGCCCGCTCCCGCCGTTTTATGACCCCCGAAGGACGTGCGCAAGCTGCTGAACAGCTTCGCCGAGCTGGCATTGATGCATTGGTAGCTATTGGGGGAGACGGGACGTTCCGCGGGGCAGCGATTTTTTATGAAGAACACCACATTCCTGTAGTAGGCTGCCCAGGAACGATCGACAATGACCTTTTTGGCACCGACGAGACAATCGGTTTCGACACGGCCATGAACACGGCCATTCAGAATATTGACCGCATACGGGACACGGCCGATGCGCATGACCGGCTATTTCTGGTGGAGGTGATGGGGCGGGATGCCGGGTTTATTGCGCTCAACTCCGGGATCGGAAGCGGGGCTGAAATGGTGCTGGTGCCGGAAACGTTTACCGAGATTGAAGAGATCAAAGAGCGCATTTTGTCGCTCATGTCTGCCCAGTCACGCTCTTCGATTGTGGTTGTGGCTGAGGGGGGTGAGCATGGGGGGGCAACGCAGATTGCGCAAGCGTTACGCGAAGATCCGGCATTTGCCAACATTGACCTGCGGGTGTGCATCCTGGGGCATACGCAGCGGGGCGGCTCGCCTACGGCGCGCGATCGCGTGCTGGCCAGTCGGTTGGGTGCAGCAGCGGTTGAAGCGTTGCTAGAAGGACACGTGAACGTTATGGTGGGCATTATCAATGGTGAGATCAAGCTGACCCCGCTAAAGCACGTCTACAGTCGTAAGAAAACCATTGACTACGAGTTGCTGAAGCTCACGCAGCTACTGGGCTAA